A window of the Hordeum vulgare subsp. vulgare chromosome 5H, MorexV3_pseudomolecules_assembly, whole genome shotgun sequence genome harbors these coding sequences:
- the LOC123397720 gene encoding indole-3-pyruvate monooxygenase YUCCA1-like: MPVSHRGLQLDAQPSAALLDGGHGQDGHVPTRRVWVPGPVIVGAGPSGLATAACLKARGVPSLVLERDACVAGSWRHRTYERMRLHLPVRFCELPLAPFPPGTPPYPTRDQFIAYLDAYARAFAVEPLLGARVRAAAYDAAIGFWRVTVQDAVTRTATEFMSRWLVVATGENAEPVWPHGVEGMDAYRGTMMHTSTYKRGDEFAGKKVLVVGCGNSGMEVSLDLCDNGAKASMVVRDKLHVLPRDILGISTFGLSVFLLKWLPMKWVDALFLFLSRLILGETGKYGLQRPKIGPLQIKKSTGKTPVLDIGALRKIRDGEIKVVPAINRFTESGVEFADGRKEDFDAVILATGYKSNVPSWLKEEDFFSQSDGFPRMAFPHSWRGKNSLYATGFTRRGLMGSSYDASRIAADIANQWTEALARNITAHNNA; encoded by the exons ATGCCAGTCTCGCACCGCGGCTTGCAGCTTGACGCCCAGCCCTCCGCCGCCCTACTCGACGGCGGTCACGGTCAGGACGGGCATGTCCCGACGAGGCGGGTGTGGGTGCCGGGTCCGGTGATCGTCGGCGCGGGGCCGTCCGGGCTGGCCACGGcggcctgcctcaaggctcgcggGGTGCCGTCGCTGGTGCTGGAGCGGGACGCGTGCGTGGCGGGATCATGGCGGCACCGCACCTACGAGCGGATGCGGCTTCACCTGCCGGTGCGCTTCTGCGAGCTCCCCCTCGCGCCTTTCCCGCCGGGCACGCCGCCGTATCCCACGAGGGACCAGTTCATCGCCTACCTCGACGCCTACGCGCGCGCCTTCGCCGTCGAGCCGCTCCTCGGCGCGCGCGTCCGGGCGGCCGCCTACGACGCCGCCATCGGCTTCTGGAGGGTCACCGTCCAGGACGCGGTCACAAGGACGGCGACGGAGTTCATGTCGCGCTGGCTCGTGGTTGCCACGGGCGAGAATGCGGAGCCGGTGTGGCCTCACGGTGTGGAGGGTATGGACGCCTACCGTGGCACGATGATGCACACCAGCACCTACAAGAGAGGGGACGAGTTCGCGGGAAAGAAGGTGCTCGTTGTCGGCTGTGGCAACTCCGGCATGGAGGTCAGCCTCGACCTCTGCGACAATGGCGCAAAGGCATCCATGGTCGTCAGGGACAAG CTTCATGTGTTGCCTAGGGATATACTAGGCATCTCAACATTTGGCCTATCAGTATTCCTTCTCAAGTGGTTGCCCATGAAATGGGTTGATGCCTTGTTCCTCTTCCTCTCGAGGTTGATACTTGGAGAGACTGGAAAATACGGACTCCAACGACCTAAGATCGGCCCGCTCCAAATCAAGAAATCAACCGGGAAAACACCAGTCCTTGACATTGGAGCTTTAAGAAAGATCAGGGATGGTGAAATAAAG GTGGTCCCCGCAATAAACCGGTTCACCGAGAGCGGTGTTGAATTTGCCGACGGACGTAAGGAGGACTTCGATGCTGTCATCCTCGCCACCGGGTACAAAAGCAACGTGCCATCATGGCTCAAG GAGGAGGATTTTTTCAGCCAGAGTGATGGGTTCCCCAGGATGGCATTCCCGCACAGCTGGAGAGGCAAGAACAGCCTCTACGCCACGGGGTTCACAAGGAGGGGTCTCATGGGTTCCTCCTACGACGCCTCCAGGATCGCCGCTGACATCGCCAACCAATGGACCGAGGCCCTCGCCAGGAATATCACCGCTCACAATAATGCTTGA